The following coding sequences lie in one Bartonella sp. DGB1 genomic window:
- a CDS encoding fumarylacetoacetate hydrolase family protein — MIKNIYCIGRNYSAHAAELGNKVESQPVIFSKPITSLARENIIHLPSFSNDIHFETELVVRISKHAYKIRTEEAMHTYDAFAIGLDLTARDVQTHLKERKLPWLLSKGFKDSAYISHFVGKEKLPQNINFEMKLNGSTKQIGNTEKMIFSIDEIISFLSNYIELIPGDVIFTGTPEGVGSLAKGDKIELYMEHDIIAKLDIL, encoded by the coding sequence CTTGGCAATAAAGTTGAATCACAACCTGTGATCTTTAGTAAGCCAATAACTTCGCTTGCACGAGAAAACATTATCCACCTCCCTAGCTTTTCCAATGACATCCACTTTGAAACAGAGCTTGTTGTACGAATTTCTAAACACGCCTATAAGATACGTACTGAAGAAGCAATGCACACTTATGATGCCTTTGCTATTGGTCTTGATTTAACTGCACGAGACGTACAAACACATCTGAAAGAGCGTAAATTGCCGTGGCTTTTATCAAAAGGATTTAAAGACTCTGCTTATATTTCTCATTTTGTTGGAAAGGAAAAGCTTCCGCAAAACATAAATTTTGAAATGAAATTAAACGGTAGCACAAAGCAAATTGGAAATACTGAAAAAATGATCTTTAGTATTGATGAAATCATCTCTTTTTTAAGCAACTACATAGAACTTATTCCAGGTGATGTTATTTTTACCGGCACGCCCGAAGGAGTAGGATCGCTTGCAAAAGGCGATAAAATAGAGCTCTATATGGAACATGACATTATCGCAAAGTTAGATATTCTATGA
- a CDS encoding LysE family translocator, with amino-acid sequence MALIIDNATRLGRKNALANVAGLCTATYCHGAFSILGVSAIIFHNQSLFNTVKMLGALYLFYMGIKAVKAGFDGIKIQQNFTTTNQINKNQTKLMVSYRNGFLTQILNPKVSLFYIAAFPKFLSYNVTIAKGFSLVTIHSFNIFTWFTLMTLFISFANKTLNKAHIRGYINIATGLVLTLFALFILIG; translated from the coding sequence ATGGCTCTCATTATTGATAATGCCACGCGATTAGGTAGAAAAAATGCTCTTGCTAACGTTGCGGGCTTATGCACTGCGACCTATTGTCATGGAGCTTTTTCTATTTTAGGCGTTTCCGCAATTATATTTCACAATCAGTCACTGTTTAATACCGTCAAAATGCTAGGTGCCCTTTATTTATTTTATATGGGAATTAAAGCTGTGAAAGCCGGCTTTGACGGTATAAAAATACAGCAAAACTTTACTACAACTAACCAAATCAATAAAAATCAGACCAAACTAATGGTAAGTTATCGCAATGGATTTTTAACACAAATTTTAAATCCGAAAGTATCATTGTTTTATATCGCTGCATTTCCTAAATTCTTATCTTATAATGTAACCATCGCCAAAGGATTTTCACTTGTGACTATTCACTCCTTTAATATTTTTACTTGGTTTACTTTAATGACATTATTTATATCATTTGCTAATAAAACTTTAAATAAAGCCCATATCCGTGGATATATCAATATAGCAACGGGTCTAGTGCTTACCCTTTTTGCTTTATTTATATTGATTGGATAA
- a CDS encoding type II toxin-antitoxin system RelE/ParE family toxin: protein MSLACLDDLRVLLFNRVEALKDSRKGQYSIRINNKYRIYFLWNAGHAELVEIIDYH, encoded by the coding sequence ATGTCGCTTGCTTGTTTAGATGATTTACGTGTGCTCCTCTTTAATAGAGTAGAAGCACTTAAAGATAGCCGCAAAGGACAATATTCTATAAGAATTAATAATAAATATAGAATTTATTTTTTGTGGAACGCAGGACATGCTGAATTAGTTGAAATAATTGATTATCATTAA
- a CDS encoding outer membrane protein, which yields MKLKYLPYLLLSSVFSIYHVYAADLTKLNRAPNSKVLDNNWSGAYAGLQYSFTQNQYRNPWADIIITLMEYTEDLGKQNYNSINKSSYLAGFFAGYNQAANNSLIFGAEIDLSFKLNAEDMHYRKYSHPDITPESNIRPIELPLNRYLTGALRARLGLNLGKFLPYIAGGINVIYDLPNKDMREYADMLPGDLNASSKINLQIKIEGDDNLYIGYTLGTGVEYKTDQGLIVRAEYRYNNIISDQKKKIDSKLEVLTKDILLTQDLIITYGLDNLSSHDIRLGLGYHF from the coding sequence ATGAAACTTAAATATTTGCCCTATCTTTTACTCAGTTCAGTTTTTTCAATATACCATGTTTATGCAGCTGACTTAACAAAGTTAAATCGTGCACCTAATAGTAAAGTTTTAGATAATAATTGGTCTGGTGCTTATGCGGGTCTACAATATTCTTTTACTCAAAATCAATATAGGAATCCTTGGGCAGATATAATAATAACACTAATGGAATATACTGAAGATTTAGGTAAGCAAAATTATAATTCAATTAATAAATCTTCTTATTTAGCAGGTTTCTTCGCTGGTTATAATCAAGCAGCTAACAATAGTTTAATTTTTGGTGCTGAAATAGATTTATCCTTTAAATTAAATGCTGAGGATATGCATTATAGAAAATACTCTCACCCTGATATTACGCCTGAATCTAATATTAGACCTATAGAATTACCTTTAAATCGTTATTTAACTGGAGCCTTGCGTGCGCGCCTTGGATTAAATTTAGGAAAGTTTTTACCTTATATTGCTGGTGGGATTAATGTAATATACGATTTACCTAATAAGGACATGAGAGAGTATGCTGATATGCTACCTGGAGATCTAAATGCTTCTAGTAAAATTAACTTACAAATCAAAATTGAAGGTGATGATAATTTGTACATTGGTTACACATTAGGTACTGGAGTTGAATATAAAACTGATCAAGGTTTAATTGTACGAGCGGAATATCGTTATAATAATATTATTTCTGATCAAAAGAAAAAAATAGATTCTAAGTTAGAAGTTTTAACAAAGGACATCTTACTAACACAAGATCTGATTATAACTTATGGCTTAGATAATCTTAGTAGTCATGATATCCGTTTGGGTTTAGGGTATCATTTCTAA
- a CDS encoding ATP-binding protein yields MFITSWVNKIKVFLTNLSAKDECQFALDYLNAHNKLICLTNNKAEIIYSNIYFQKLINKILPNVISPQLGDIFINELDIFNKLFDLQKQAQDKGEATFIFEPQTNLVSLIKDELNFDNSLLVEVKLFNFKNKQNFLWQFSNIEADYKKISPQSLLEKLPLAFAVFSSNGQILDNNEAFKSLFGSIVSQSELRKFLSSEDFEKFNKIFNSLTIGSTDLLDIVINNNIKRYLHCYFVVLPKQDITQWKNNEERVILLSFIEITSQKILEENAMESQKMQAVGQLAGGIAHDFNNVLTSIIMSTDMLLSKHRRSDSSFLDLINIKQNASRAASLVRQLLAFSRRQTLRPEIIDLTNILADWRLMLSRYVNLDINLQIEYGRNLWPVKVDVDEFSRVLVNLVVNSVDAMPNGGTITIRTKNIIATEAEKFSPLGIKVNDYVLLEVEDTGNGMSEKILSKVFDPFFTTKEVGKGTGLGLSMAYGIIKQMGGYLICNSQENVGTIFKIFLPRYIPQLDDFLDNKKTLPEKTISDLSGSATILYAEDEDTVRMGAVRILKSRGYNLLEARSGAEALEILRNNNSVDLIISDVVMPEMDGATLLNEVQKLNINVPFIFVSGYAEDVFAKNLPKDMKFTFLPKPFSLKEIATCVKQILDNK; encoded by the coding sequence ATGTTTATAACCAGTTGGGTTAATAAAATAAAAGTCTTTTTAACTAATTTATCAGCAAAAGATGAATGTCAGTTTGCGTTAGATTATTTAAATGCACATAATAAATTAATTTGCTTAACTAATAATAAAGCAGAAATTATTTATTCAAATATATATTTTCAAAAGTTAATTAATAAGATTTTACCTAATGTAATATCTCCACAATTAGGAGATATTTTTATTAATGAATTAGACATATTTAATAAATTATTTGATTTACAAAAACAGGCTCAAGATAAAGGAGAGGCAACTTTTATCTTTGAACCGCAAACTAATTTAGTATCTTTAATAAAAGATGAGTTAAATTTTGATAATTCATTATTAGTAGAAGTTAAGCTGTTTAATTTTAAAAATAAACAAAATTTTTTATGGCAATTTTCAAATATAGAGGCAGATTATAAAAAAATATCACCACAGAGTTTATTAGAAAAATTACCTTTAGCATTTGCTGTTTTCTCTTCTAATGGTCAAATTTTAGATAATAATGAAGCTTTTAAATCATTATTTGGTTCGATTGTTTCTCAGAGTGAATTAAGAAAATTTTTATCTTCCGAAGATTTTGAAAAATTTAATAAAATATTTAATAGTTTAACTATAGGTTCAACAGATTTGCTGGATATTGTTATAAATAATAATATCAAACGTTATTTGCATTGTTACTTTGTTGTGTTACCAAAGCAGGATATAACACAATGGAAAAATAATGAAGAGCGGGTCATTCTGCTGTCGTTTATTGAAATTACCTCGCAGAAGATATTAGAAGAAAATGCTATGGAAAGTCAAAAAATGCAAGCTGTTGGTCAACTTGCTGGAGGAATAGCACATGATTTTAATAATGTTCTAACCTCTATAATAATGTCTACTGATATGTTGTTAAGTAAACATCGACGTTCAGATTCTTCTTTTCTAGATTTAATTAATATCAAACAAAATGCTAGTAGAGCAGCTTCTTTAGTAAGGCAATTGCTTGCTTTTTCTCGTAGGCAAACTTTACGACCTGAAATAATAGATTTAACTAATATTTTAGCTGATTGGCGATTAATGTTATCTAGATATGTTAATTTAGATATTAATTTACAAATTGAATATGGTCGTAATTTATGGCCAGTAAAAGTTGATGTTGATGAATTTAGTAGGGTATTGGTAAATTTAGTGGTTAATTCTGTAGATGCTATGCCAAATGGAGGCACTATTACTATTCGCACTAAAAATATAATTGCTACAGAAGCAGAAAAATTTTCCCCTTTAGGTATAAAGGTCAATGATTATGTTTTATTGGAGGTAGAAGATACTGGTAATGGCATGAGTGAGAAAATACTAAGTAAGGTATTTGATCCTTTCTTTACTACTAAAGAAGTTGGAAAAGGTACAGGGCTAGGTTTATCTATGGCTTATGGGATTATTAAACAAATGGGAGGGTATTTAATATGTAATAGTCAAGAGAATGTTGGAACTATATTTAAAATATTCTTACCTCGTTATATACCACAGTTAGATGATTTTCTAGACAATAAAAAAACATTACCAGAAAAAACGATCTCTGACCTTTCTGGTTCTGCAACTATATTATATGCAGAAGATGAGGATACCGTAAGAATGGGTGCGGTTAGGATTTTAAAGTCTAGAGGTTATAATTTATTAGAGGCTAGATCAGGAGCTGAAGCGTTAGAAATTTTGAGAAATAATAACTCAGTTGATCTTATTATTTCTGATGTAGTAATGCCAGAAATGGATGGTGCTACTTTATTAAACGAAGTGCAAAAATTAAATATTAATGTACCTTTTATTTTTGTATCTGGTTATGCAGAAGATGTTTTTGCAAAAAATTTACCTAAAGATATGAAATTTACTTTTTTACCCAAACCTTTTTCATTAAAAGAGATAGCGACTTGTGTGAAGCAAATATTAGATAATAAATAA
- the dksA gene encoding RNA polymerase-binding protein DksA produces MTNKVDLTDVIDKDEDFMNEEQTSYFKRKLLNWRKEILSEIQSTISNLQKENTKHSDMVDRASSEMDRAIELRSRDRQRKLIAKIDAALERIENGTYGYCEETGEPIGFKRLDARPVATLSLAAQEKHEQQEKVYIDD; encoded by the coding sequence ATGACTAATAAGGTAGATTTAACAGATGTCATTGATAAAGATGAAGATTTTATGAATGAAGAACAAACGTCATATTTTAAAAGAAAATTATTAAATTGGCGAAAAGAAATATTGAGTGAGATACAATCTACAATTTCTAACTTACAGAAAGAAAATACTAAACATTCTGATATGGTTGATAGGGCTTCATCTGAAATGGATAGGGCAATTGAATTGCGTTCAAGAGATAGACAACGTAAATTGATAGCTAAAATTGATGCTGCGTTAGAGCGTATTGAAAATGGTACATATGGATATTGTGAAGAGACTGGCGAGCCAATAGGGTTTAAAAGGTTAGATGCAAGACCTGTAGCTACTTTATCTCTTGCGGCACAAGAAAAACACGAACAACAAGAAAAAGTATATATAGATGATTAA
- the rpe gene encoding ribulose-phosphate 3-epimerase, whose amino-acid sequence MSQSIIIAPSILSADFSRLGQQVIDVVDAGADWIHIDVMDGQFVPNITMGANIVSSLRPLTPAIFDVHLMINNYENQIDNFAKAGADLITIHVESGPHLNRGIQQIKNHGIKAGIALNPATPIEHLEYILDDIDMILLMSVNPGFGGQKFIPQTIDKIKKTREIIKDRPIDIQIDGGVNDETIAQIAAAGANVFVAGSHIYNKPTSEYRNIINNLRHLAQQSYK is encoded by the coding sequence ATGTCTCAATCTATTATTATTGCACCTTCTATTTTATCTGCTGATTTTTCTCGTTTAGGTCAACAGGTCATAGATGTCGTTGATGCTGGAGCAGACTGGATACATATAGATGTTATGGATGGACAGTTCGTACCCAATATTACCATGGGTGCTAATATTGTTAGCAGTTTGCGTCCACTTACACCTGCTATCTTCGATGTACATTTAATGATAAATAATTACGAAAATCAAATAGATAACTTTGCTAAAGCTGGCGCTGATTTAATAACTATTCATGTAGAATCAGGTCCACATTTAAATCGTGGTATACAACAAATAAAAAATCATGGTATAAAAGCAGGTATTGCTTTAAACCCTGCAACCCCTATTGAACATCTAGAATATATATTAGATGATATAGATATGATCTTGTTAATGAGCGTTAACCCGGGTTTTGGTGGACAAAAATTTATACCTCAAACTATAGACAAAATTAAAAAAACCCGTGAAATAATCAAAGATCGTCCTATCGATATTCAAATTGATGGTGGAGTTAATGATGAAACAATTGCTCAAATAGCTGCCGCAGGTGCGAATGTATTTGTAGCTGGCTCTCACATATACAACAAACCAACCTCTGAATATCGCAACATCATTAACAACTTACGCCATCTTGCTCAACAATCATATAAATAG
- the purB gene encoding adenylosuccinate lyase: MVPRYSRPAMTKIWSEDNKFKIWFEIEAHAATALAELGIIPKEAAENIWEKGKNAVFDINKINEIEQVTKHDVIAFLTHLAEFIGEDSRFIHQGMTSSDILDTCLNVQLMQASDLLLADLDSLLESLKKRAFEFKDTITIGRSHGIHAEPTTFGLKLAQAYAEFQRCRDRLLSAKKEISTCAISGAVGTFANVSPKVEEYVAKQLGITPEPISTQIIPRDRHAMFFATLGVIASSVERLAIEIRHLQRTEVLEVEEFFSPGQKGSSAMPHKRNPVLTENLTGLARVIRGFTLPALENVALWHERDISHSSVERFIAPDATITLDFALVRLTNVIDNLIVYPENMEKNLNRFRGLIYSQRVLLALTQAGLSREDSYRLTQRNAMKVWQEGKNFLDELLADKEIRAVLTEEEIKEKFDLSYHTKNVNYIFNRIFG, translated from the coding sequence ATGGTTCCACGTTATTCTAGACCCGCAATGACCAAAATATGGTCTGAAGATAATAAATTTAAAATCTGGTTTGAAATAGAGGCTCATGCTGCTACAGCCCTAGCTGAACTCGGTATTATACCTAAAGAAGCAGCTGAAAATATCTGGGAAAAAGGTAAAAATGCTGTTTTTGACATTAATAAAATTAATGAAATTGAACAAGTAACCAAACATGATGTTATTGCCTTTTTAACTCATTTAGCTGAATTTATAGGAGAGGATTCGAGATTTATACATCAAGGTATGACATCCTCAGATATATTAGATACATGTTTAAATGTACAATTAATGCAAGCAAGTGATTTGTTGTTAGCAGATCTTGATAGTTTATTAGAGAGTTTAAAAAAACGCGCCTTTGAATTTAAAGATACTATAACAATTGGTAGAAGTCACGGTATCCATGCTGAACCCACAACTTTTGGCTTAAAATTAGCTCAGGCTTATGCAGAATTTCAACGTTGCAGAGATAGATTATTATCTGCTAAAAAAGAAATATCAACTTGTGCTATTTCGGGTGCTGTAGGAACCTTTGCTAATGTTAGCCCTAAAGTAGAAGAATATGTCGCCAAGCAATTAGGCATAACCCCTGAGCCTATTTCCACACAAATTATTCCTCGAGACCGTCACGCTATGTTTTTTGCAACATTAGGTGTTATTGCCTCTTCAGTTGAACGACTAGCAATAGAAATTAGACATTTACAACGCACAGAGGTATTAGAAGTAGAGGAATTTTTCTCCCCTGGTCAAAAAGGCTCATCTGCTATGCCACATAAACGTAATCCTGTGCTAACTGAAAATCTTACTGGTTTGGCTCGTGTTATACGTGGTTTTACCTTACCTGCTTTAGAAAATGTTGCTTTATGGCATGAAAGAGATATCTCTCATTCATCAGTAGAACGATTCATAGCGCCAGATGCAACTATCACTCTTGATTTTGCCCTAGTTAGACTTACTAACGTAATAGATAATTTAATTGTATACCCTGAAAATATGGAAAAGAATTTAAATCGTTTTCGTGGTCTAATCTATTCACAACGAGTATTATTAGCATTAACACAAGCTGGTCTTAGTCGTGAAGATTCTTATCGCTTAACTCAACGTAATGCAATGAAAGTTTGGCAAGAAGGCAAAAATTTCTTAGATGAATTACTCGCAGATAAAGAAATACGCGCTGTATTAACAGAAGAAGAAATAAAAGAAAAATTTGATTTATCCTATCATACTAAAAATGTTAATTATATATTCAACCGAATATTTGGATAA
- a CDS encoding RBBP9/YdeN family alpha/beta hydrolase, producing MKVKEVDVLIIAPTYDINSNIQPWYLRWSEKLSQATLVTDKNNNFENWQNKIIAAIESSTKPLVIIAYSLGITAFFLAATKSTKPIAGAFFVSPIQDDKINDIKLPTNKLPYPSVLIASNNAKNCSLEYAKSLASSWHSLFLDCGAAGDINALSGYGPWPEGFMVFSKFLSKL from the coding sequence ATGAAGGTAAAAGAAGTAGATGTCTTAATAATAGCTCCTACATATGATATCAACAGCAATATACAACCTTGGTATTTAAGATGGTCAGAAAAATTATCTCAAGCTACATTAGTAACAGATAAAAATAATAATTTTGAAAATTGGCAAAATAAAATAATTGCTGCTATAGAATCTTCAACTAAACCGCTCGTAATTATCGCTTATTCCTTAGGTATAACCGCCTTTTTTCTAGCGGCCACTAAAAGCACTAAACCTATAGCTGGGGCATTTTTTGTCTCACCTATTCAAGATGACAAAATAAATGATATAAAATTACCAACTAATAAATTACCTTATCCTTCTGTATTGATAGCTAGTAATAATGCTAAAAATTGCTCTCTTGAATATGCTAAATCCTTAGCATCTAGTTGGCATTCATTATTTTTAGACTGTGGTGCAGCAGGAGATATCAACGCATTAAGTGGATATGGACCGTGGCCTGAAGGCTTTATGGTTTTCTCTAAATTTTTATCTAAATTATAA
- the purC gene encoding phosphoribosylaminoimidazolesuccinocarboxamide synthase, giving the protein MTKKRRIYEGKAKILYESSEPNTLIQFFKDDATAFNAQKREVIDGKGVLNNRISEYIFQKLSYIGIPTHFIKRLNMREQLISLVEIIPLEVVVRNIAAGSLVSRLGLEEGTPLPRSIIEFYYKADHLNDPLVTDEHITALGWATPQELDDIISLAMRINDFLTGMFLAVDIKLVDFKMEFGRYWNNDLMRIILADEISPDSCRLWDLHTNESLDKDRFRKDLGGLVSAYQEVARRLGILTNHKTGAFTPVNNQEEKS; this is encoded by the coding sequence ATGACAAAAAAACGCCGTATATATGAAGGAAAAGCTAAAATCTTATATGAAAGCTCTGAGCCAAATACGCTTATACAATTTTTTAAAGATGATGCTACAGCTTTTAATGCTCAAAAAAGAGAAGTAATAGACGGTAAAGGGGTACTAAATAATCGTATCTCTGAATATATCTTTCAAAAATTAAGCTATATTGGGATTCCAACACATTTTATTAAACGTTTAAATATGCGAGAACAATTAATCTCTTTAGTCGAAATAATTCCGTTAGAAGTTGTAGTTCGCAATATTGCTGCTGGTTCTTTAGTTTCTAGGCTAGGTTTAGAAGAAGGCACTCCCCTGCCAAGATCTATAATAGAATTTTACTATAAAGCTGATCATTTAAATGATCCTTTAGTTACAGATGAACATATTACCGCTTTAGGCTGGGCTACGCCGCAAGAATTAGATGATATTATTTCTTTAGCTATGAGAATAAATGATTTTTTAACAGGTATGTTTTTAGCTGTAGATATTAAATTAGTAGATTTTAAAATGGAATTTGGTAGATATTGGAATAATGATTTAATGAGAATTATTTTAGCAGATGAAATATCTCCTGATTCATGCCGTCTTTGGGATCTACATACTAATGAAAGTTTAGATAAAGATCGTTTTAGAAAAGATCTCGGTGGTTTAGTTTCTGCATATCAAGAAGTAGCTCGTCGTTTAGGTATTTTAACTAATCATAAAACTGGTGCTTTTACACCTGTTAATAATCAAGAGGAAAAGTCATGA
- the purS gene encoding phosphoribosylformylglycinamidine synthase subunit PurS: MIKARIITTLKKGVLDPQGQAIKNSLNSLGFNKIDYITQGKVFDISLDEDCPDKAKEILHSICETLLVNNVIEDYSIEL; the protein is encoded by the coding sequence ATGATAAAAGCTCGTATTATTACTACCTTAAAAAAAGGAGTTTTAGATCCGCAGGGGCAAGCTATAAAAAATTCTTTAAATTCACTAGGTTTTAATAAAATAGATTATATTACCCAAGGTAAAGTTTTTGATATATCTTTAGATGAAGACTGCCCTGATAAAGCTAAAGAAATTTTACATTCTATTTGTGAAACTTTACTAGTTAACAATGTGATTGAAGATTATTCAATTGAGCTATAA
- the purQ gene encoding phosphoribosylformylglycinamidine synthase subunit PurQ: MKTAIVIFPGLNRDRDMIYAIKKVSGQEPIKLWQTDTYIPSVDNIIIPGGFSFGDYLRCGAIAARSPLMREIIAKAKQGVRILGVCNGFQILVEAGLLPGALMRNKSLNFICRKAGIKVSNANTIFTRHYSDNQEIELPIAHHDGNYFANPDQLKRLEDENLIAFRYLSHDNPNGSINDIAGIINKQGNILGMMPHPENFIEAEHSGTDGLALFTSLLQE, from the coding sequence ATGAAAACGGCTATTGTCATCTTCCCTGGTCTAAATCGTGACCGTGATATGATCTATGCAATAAAAAAAGTTTCTGGTCAAGAACCTATTAAATTATGGCAAACAGATACTTATATACCTTCGGTTGATAATATTATCATTCCTGGAGGTTTTTCATTTGGTGACTATTTACGTTGTGGTGCAATAGCTGCACGCTCTCCACTAATGCGCGAAATAATAGCAAAAGCTAAACAAGGGGTGAGAATTCTAGGTGTATGTAATGGCTTTCAAATTTTAGTAGAAGCTGGTTTACTACCAGGTGCTTTAATGCGGAATAAATCCTTAAATTTTATCTGTCGTAAAGCGGGTATAAAAGTCTCTAATGCAAACACTATTTTCACACGCCACTATTCAGATAATCAAGAAATTGAACTACCTATTGCTCATCATGATGGTAATTATTTTGCTAATCCAGATCAGTTAAAAAGATTAGAGGATGAAAATTTAATTGCTTTCCGTTATCTATCTCATGATAATCCAAATGGCTCTATTAACGATATAGCTGGTATAATTAATAAACAAGGTAATATATTAGGTATGATGCCACATCCTGAAAATTTTATTGAAGCGGAACATTCTGGTACTGATGGTTTAGCATTATTTACCTCACTTTTACAGGAGTAA